The Solanum pennellii chromosome 11, SPENNV200 genome contains a region encoding:
- the LOC114074861 gene encoding LOW QUALITY PROTEIN: uncharacterized protein LOC114074861 (The sequence of the model RefSeq protein was modified relative to this genomic sequence to represent the inferred CDS: deleted 1 base in 1 codon) — MCSYCKKHQETKFQTLTMVELKVLDMLEDACDSLLESIVTENKF; from the exons ATGTGTTCCTACTGTAAGAAGCATCAGGAAACT AAGTTCCAGACCCTTACTATGGTGGAGCTCAAG GTACTAGATATGCTTGAAGATGCTTGTGATTCACTGTTGGAAAGCATTGTGACAGAGAACAAATTTTAG
- the LOC107004477 gene encoding low molecular weight phosphotyrosine protein phosphatase, with translation MDSSTKPFSVLFVCLGNICRSPAAEGVFTDLVKKRGLDSKFKIDSAGTINYHEGNEADPRMRAAAKRRGIAITSISRPIRASDFKDFDLILAMDEQNKSDILGALERWIHREPLPADAAEKVFELISLILVLLSTAFLNSVILKVLLTFRSA, from the exons ATGGACTCAAGTACAAAACCTTTTTCTGTTCTCTTTGTGTGTCTTGGAAATATATGCAGAAGTCCAGCTGCTGAAGGTGTTTTTACAGATTTGGTTAAGAAAAGGGGGCTTGATTCAAAGTTTAAGATTGATTCTGCTGGTACTATTAATTATCATGAG GGAAATGAAGCTGATCCAAGAATGAGGGCTGCTGCTAAAAGGCGTGGAATTGCGATAACGTCTATATCTAGGCCAATTAGGGCTTCTGATTTCAAAGATTTTGATCTCATTCTTGCTATGGATGAGCAAAACAAAT CTGATATTCTTGGGGCTCTGGAGAGGTGGATCCATAGAGAGCCATTGCCAGCTGATGCAGCGGAAAAGGTTTTTGAATTGATAAGTCTTATACTGGTACTGTTATCAACTGCATTTCTCAATTCTGTTATCCTAAAAGTGCTTTTAACATTCAGGTCCGCTTGA
- the LOC107005046 gene encoding serine/threonine-protein kinase D6PK-like has protein sequence MARLPGSSEITELLDDPASKLNKGAQKHHNVKHIEKYCIEDDINKLFEAIEIRHSSRGVKDVTSKRAMKRPMRSSPSRASGIGISEPVSLKQALRGLCISQASELAAVKKQLPKASRLSTVSETGAVKRLYSAVIVEANDPEHNDDGGIQNLVEISLVPEKSMVDSLHKSPENVPVQEQFTCEDALKHKASEIAAESDALCQSTDGYEYLEEVSGQKTTLELPHSSTGNCTDKVELVRDQMVPSVNEAPAAAIVADREYEQDLNFVSCSSFFGAGNTVTNPTSNSPSLIKPVFRSKTFFKKKVLSSFTSRPKHSNGGTDSDLSCSTSEFPRQTPECAQRNNQKEEVEVSSSSLNSGFAKLGLSSNNCNKARSILTQSDERSRSKEKGQMSQSSKSSIGDYSSTTSLSDESYLSGSSRSGYRPHMSKDLRWEAIVCVQKQHGNIGFRHFKLLRKLGGGDIGNVYLSELMGTNCLFAVKVMDNYFLTSKRKMTRAQTEIEILQILDHPFLPTLFAHFTNDKYSCLVMEYCPGGDLHVLRQKQPSKSFSEQAARFYVAEVLLALEYLHLLGVVYRDLKPENVLVREDGHIMLSDFDLSLRCAVNPTLMKSSSPIIELPKKSSPCSASCIDPFCLHPSWQVSCFGPRFLSTEAKTRKIKADLAAQVSPLTQLVVEPTNARSNSFVGTHEYLAPEIIKGEGHGSAVDWWTFGIFLYELLYGRTPFKGPGNEDTLANVVSQCLKFPASPTVSSHARDLIRRLLQKEPENRLGAMRGAAEIKQHPFFEGLNWALIRCSTPPEMPRSYDLTNVVVPDANRLNKERDKCQNELKNIGEDMEFHMF, from the exons ATGGCTAGGTTGCCTGGTAGTAGTGAGATTACAGAGTTACTAGATGATCCTGCATCTAAACTGAATAAAGGTGCACAAAAACATCATAACGTAAAGCATATAGAGAAGTATTGTATTGAAGATGATATTAATAAACTGTTTGAGGCAATAGAGATTAGGCATTCCAGTAGGGGTGTCAAAGATGTGACGAGTAAACGTGCGATGAAAAGGCCAATGAGATCTAGCCCCTCTCGTGCATCAGGCATAGGAATTTCTGAACCTGTAAGTTTGAAGCAGGCCTTGAGAGGGTTATGCATCTCTCAGGCATCAGAGCTGGCTGCTGTTAAGAAGCAATTGCCAAAAGCGTCCAGGTTGTCTACAGTCTCAGAAACAGGAGCTGTGAAGAGACTGTACAGCGCTGTCATAGTTGAGGCCAATGATCCTGAACATAATGATGATGGAGGTATACAGAATTTGGTGGAGATATCCCTCGTTCCGGAGAAGAGTATGGTGGATTCTTTGCATAAGAGTCCTGAAAATGTTCCAGTGCAAGAACAATTCACTTGTGAAGATGCATTGAAACATAAGGCAAGTGAAATAGCAGCAGAAAGTGATGCCCTTTGTCAGTCAACTGATGGTTATGAGTACTTGGAAGAAGTGTCTGGCCAGAAGACGACATTGGAGTTGCCACATTCTTCAACTGGAAATTGTACTGATAAAGTGGAACTAGTTCGAGATCAGATGGTGCCTTCTGTAAATGAAGCTCCAGCAGCTGCAATTGTAGCAGACAGGGAGTACGAGCAAGATTTAAATTTTGTCTCTTGCTCCTCGTTTTTTGGTGCTGGAAATACAGTCACTAATCCTACCTCTAACAGTCCAAGTCTGATAAAACCAGTTTTCAGAAGCAAAACCTTTTTTAAGAAGAAAGTTTTATCTTCTTTCACCAGCCGTCCGAAGCATTCTAATGGTGGAACTGATAGTGATTTGTCTTGTAGCACAAGTGAGTTTCCTCGTCAGACACCTGAATGTGCTCAGAGGAACAATCAGAAAGAAGAGGTAGAAGTTAGTTCATCTTCTCTGAATTCTGGTTTCGCCAAACTAGGTCTGAGCTCAAACAACTGTAACAAAGCAAGAAGTATACTAACACAGTCTGATGAAAGATCAAGGTCAaaggaaaaggggcagatgtcTCAAAGTTCGAAGAGTAGTATTGGGGATTATAGCAGCACCACAAGCCTTAGTGATGAAAGCTATCTCAGTGGGTCTAGTCGCAGTGGTTACCGGCCACATATGTCAAAAGATTTGAGATGGGAAGCTATTGTTTGTGTTCAAAAGCAGCATGGAAATATTGGCTTTAGGCATTTTAAACTGCTCAGAAAACTTGGAGGTGGGGATATTGGGAATGTTTATCTGTCTGAGCTAATGGGCACAAACTGTCTGTTTGCTGTGAAAGTCATGGATAACTACTTCCTGACCAGCAAGAGGAAGATGACGAGAGCTCAGACTGAAATAGAAATTCTTCAAATACTCGATCATCCGTTTCTCCCAACTCTCTTTGCCCATTTTACCAATGACAAATACTCGTGTTTAGTGATGGAATATTGTCCAGGTGGTGATCTGCATGTACTGCGACAAAAACAACCAAGCAAGAGTTTCTCTGAACAAGCTGCCAG ATTTTATGTTGctgaagttcttcttgcattgGAATATCTTCACTTGCTTGGAGTTGTCTACCGGGACTTAAAACCTGAGAATGTGTTGGTCCGAGAAGACGGTCATATCATGCTGTCTGATTTTGATTTGTCTCTTAGGTGTGCTGTTAATCCTACCTTGATGAAATCGTCTTCTCCCATCATTGAGCTTCCAAAAAAGTCTAGTCCGTGCTCAGCTAGCTGCATAGATCCCTTCTGCCTACATCCATCGTGGCAAGTATCTTGCTTTGGCCCCAGGTTTCTATCTACAGAAGCAAAGACACGTAAAATAAAGGCTGACCTAGCTGCACAAGTCTCGCCTTTAACACAGCTTGTTGTGGAGCCAACCAACGCTCGATCCAACTCATTTGTAGGAACCCACGAgtatctagctccagagattaTCAAAGGTGAAGGTCATGGCAGTGCTGTAGATTGGTGGACCTTTGGTATCTTTCTGTACGAGCTTTTATACGGAAGGACTCCTTTCAAAGGGCCAGGAAATGAGGATACACTAGCCAATGTGGTTTCTCAGTGCCTCAAGTTTCCAGCTAGTCCTACAGTTAGCTCTCATGCAAGAGACTTAATCAGAAGGTTGTTACAGAAGGAACCCGAGAACAGGTTAGGAGCTATGAGAGGGGCAGCAGAGATAAAGCAGCATCCATTCTTCGAGGGACTTAACTGGGCGTTAATTCGATGCTCAACACCTCCAGAAATGCCTAGATCCTATGACTTGACAAATGTCGTTGTCCCTGATGCCAACCGACTAAATAAGGAACGCGACAAGTGtcaaaatgagttgaaaaaCATAGGAGAGGACATGGAGTTTCACATGTTTTAG